A stretch of DNA from Methylosinus sp. LW4:
GAGAGCGGCGCCGGCGCGACCGGCGCGGTCGGAGCCTCGGAAGGCGCGGGCCGCACCGGCGGCCAGAGGATCGACGTCGCCGCTCTGCTGCATGAGCGTGATCGCCGCGTGCGCCGGCGTCTCGAGGCGCGCGCCATTCATGCGAGCGCCGATTGGTTGCAGAGCCTCGACGACGATCCCGGCCGCTTTCTGAAGCTGCGCATCGCCGCCGAGAAGGCGCGTCGCTTGCGCGCCGGCGGCGGCGCGCTGGAGGAGGATGATTGATGTCGCGCCGGCTCGCGCTTCTTCTGTTCTTCTTGCTGCAATCTCTCGCGCAGGCACTGGCGCAGGAGGAGCCGCCCTTCGGCCGCGTCGAGCTCCGCGTCGAAGCGCCATCCGAGACGCCTTATGTCGGCGAGCCGCTGCGGCTGGTGATCCGCTCCGCCATACGCGGCCGCGTGCTGCTGGATCATATCATCCAGCCTTCGCTGCTCGATTTCGACTGGCAGCAATTCGGCGTCGACTCCTCCAGCGAGGAGATGATCGACGGCTTTTGGACGCCGGTGGTCGAGCGCGTGCTGATGATCTATCCGCTGCGCGCCGGGCGGCTCACGATTCCGCCCTTCAAGCGCCGCATCACTTATCGCATCGACGAGAGCGGCAGGGTGGAGGCCGAATTCGTCTCGGCGCCTCTCCAGATAGAGGCGCGCGCCCGCGACGGGCTGGTTCCGCCGGGCGAGAGCTTTCTGCCGGCGCGGAGCCTGCGCATCACAGACGTCTGGGACATTGAGCCGGACAGGATTCCCTTCGGCGAGACGGCGCGGCGCACCGTCACTGTGGAGGCCGAAGGCGTCACCGCCGATCGCCTGCCGCCGCTGCCCAATTTCCGCGCGCCGGGAATCATCACTTTCGCCGCGCCGGTGGAGCGGCAAACGATCGTGACCGATCAGGGGCCGGTCGCTCATGCGGTCTATCGCTGGAATGTGCGGCCCGTGTCCGCGGTCTCGGCCTATGCGCCGGCGATCCGCATCGCCTGGTTCGATGTCGCGACGCGGCGGATGCGCGAGGCGGTCGCGCCCGAGCGGCGCATCGCTTTCGGCGACGCGCCGCGCGAGCGCGCCGCCGCGCGGCTGCGCGAGAGTCCGGGCCTCGCGGCGCCGCAGCCGATCATCGCCGCGCTGGCGAGCTTCGTCGCCGCCGCCGCTCTCGTCTGTCTCATCGTCGCCATGCGGGGGCGGATCGGCGCGCGGCGGCCGGCGGCGCTCGCCGCTCTGAAGCGCGCCGCTCGCGCCGCGGACGCCGTCGCCTTTCGCCATGCCGCGCGCCGATTGGCGGAGGCCGACCGCAAAGCCTGGGCGAGGATCGTCGCGCGCGAGGACATAGGCGCGCCATTGGCCGCGCTGGACGCTTCGCTCTATGGGCGCGAGCCGCAGGCCGCTCCGGCGCTCGCGCCGCTGGCGCGCGCCATTGCCGCCGCTTGGGCGCCGAGCGGCGGCGAATAGCAGCGAAAGCCGCCGCCTCACGGAATAACGGTGATCGTCCCGCTCATGTGAGAATGCAATCCGCAGCGAAAGGCCACCTCGCCCGGACGCGTCAGCGTGACGTCGAAGCTCTCGTCCTCGTCGACGTGCTCGGGAGAGTGGAAGATTTCGTCCTTGCCCATCGCGCCGATGATGGAATGCGGCGCCTGATCGTGATTGACGAAAACGACGGTCTCGCCCGCGCGCACGGTGAGATGGACCGGCGCGAAGGCGAAATTCTCTATGCGCACCTCGGCCGCGAGGCCGGGGCCGAGCGAGAGCGACATTGCGAGAAGCAAGGCCGCGAAAGCGCGTCGTCTCATACGAAGCCCGCGGCGATATTGACGGTGAGCGCCAGTATCGCGGTGTTGAAGAAGAAGGCCAGCACGCCTTGCACGAGCGCCACCGCGCGCATCGTCGTGGAGGCGGTGGAGACGTCCGCCGTCTGCGAGGCGACGCCGATCACATAGGCGAAATAGAGAAAATCCATATAGCCGGGCTGCTGCGCGCCCGGAAAGATCAGCCCGCCGCGCTGCTCCGCGGGGCGGTCCGGCGCGGCGCCGCGCTCGAGATAATATTCATGCGCGTAATGCAGCGCGAAGGTGAGATGCACGAACAGCCAGGAGAGCACGACGGTCAGCACGGCGAGAGAAATATGCGCGTGCTTGGAAAATCCCTCGAGATTTTTGACCGGCCCGAGCTCGGCGACGATCGCGCCGATGGAGGCGCAGGCGGTGGCGATGGTCATCACCAGAATGACGAGCCGGCCTTCGTCCTGCAATTGCGCGCGGCGGCGCATGGAGCTCGGCGTCGAGCGCGCCATCATCTCCGCCGAGAGCGCGAGATAGAGCGTCACGAAGACGTCCCAGCCGACGAGCGCGCGCGTGACCTCGCGCCAGCTCGCGGGCAGCAGCAGGCCCGCCGCTACGCCCGCGAGCAGGCAGAAGAGCAGCCGCGCCCGCGCCCTGGCGATGCGCCACAGCAGCGGGCGTCGATGGCGCGCATGAGTCTCGGCGGGGTGGCTCATCGGCGCGCTCAATTGCTGCGCAGCGCGACGAAGCGCGCCGCCTGCGCGAGCACGTCCGTCGCCGCGCCGAGGCCCGTCTCGGCGAGCGCGGCTATGGCCGCCTCGACCAGCGCGTCGCGCCGCTCGCGCGCCTTGTCCATGCCGAGCAGGCCGATCAAAGTGGCCTTGTTGCGCTCGGCGTCCTTGCCGGCGCGCTTGCCGAGCGCGGCCTCGTCGCCCTCTGCGTCCAAAATATCGTCGGCGATCTGGAATGCGGCGCCGAGCGCATCGCCATAGCGGCCGAGCGCCGCCGCAACGGGAGCCGAGGCGCCGCCGAGAATGGCGCCGAAATCGACCGAGACGCGCAAGAGCGCGCCGGTCTTCATGGCCTGGAGGCGGAGCGTCTCCTCCTGCGAGAGTGGGCTGGTCGCCTTTTCGGCCTCGAGGTCCAGCGCCTGCCCGCCGACCATGCCGCCGAGCCCGGAGGCGCGGGCCAGCGCCAGCACCAGACGAGCGCGGATTTGCGCGTCGGCATGGGTCGCCGGATCGGCAAGAACATCGAACGCATAGGTCAGCAGCCCGTCGCCGGCGAGAATGGCGGTGGCCTCGTCGAAGGCCTTGTGGGCGGTGGGGCGGCCGCGGCGCAGATCGTCGTCGTCCATGGCCGGGAGATCGTCATGGGCGAGCGAATAGCAATGGATCATCTCGATCGCCGCGGCGGCGCGCCGCGCGCTCTCGCCCTCGACGCCGAAGAGGCGGGCCGATTCGAGCGCCAGAAACGGCCGCAGCCGCTTGCCGCCGCCCAGCGCCACATAGCGCATCGCCTCCAGCAGCCGCGCCGGCCGGGCGATCTCGCCCGAAAGCGGCTCCGCGCCGAGCAGGGCGCCCAGCGTCGCCTCGGTCGCGCTGGCGGCCTCGTCGAGGCGGCGGCGGAAAACGTCGTCGGTGGTCTTGGCTGCGTCGCCGGTCATGGGACCCTTTCCCGAGAAAATCATTCCATCTGGCTCGGACCTAACAAATTTGCGATCAATCCCCAAGTGGCGAGGGGAAGGGGGCGCGCAGGGGCGCGGCCCGAGAGGAAAATCCGAGACCATGACCGTTTCTTTGTTCGAACCCTTTCGGCTGGGCGATCTCACGCTCGCCAATCGCATCGTCATGGCGCCGCTGACGCGCCGTCGCGCCACCCATGAGACCAACGCCGCCAATGCGCTGATGGCCGAGCATTATCGCCAGCGCGCCTCGGCCGGGCTCATCATCGCCGAGGCCTCGCAGATTTCCCAGCAGGGGCAGGGCTACGCCTACACGCCGGGGATTTATTCGCCCGAGCAGGTCGCCGGCTGGCGCCGAGTGACGGAGGCCGTGCATGCGGCGGGCGGGCGTATCGTCCTGCAGCTCTGGCATGTCGGGCGCGTCTCGCATGTCTCTCTGCAGCCCGGCGGCGGGGCGCCGGTCGCGCCTTCCGCCATCGCCACGACGAAGCAGGTGGCGATCGAGAGCGGCGCCGCCGATTGCTCCGCGCCGCGCGCGCTGGAGCTCGCCGAGATTCCGGGGCTGATCGCCGATTATCGCAAGGCCGCGCGCAATGCGAAAGAGGCCGGCTTCGACGGCGTCGAGGTGCATTGCGCCAATGGCTATCTCATCGACGAGTTCTTGCGTGACGGCTCCAACAAGCGCGAGGACGCCTATGGCGGCGCGCCGCAAAATCGCGCGCGCTTCGGCCTCGAGGTCGTGGACGCCGTGCTGGCGGAATGGGACGCGTCCCGCGTCGGCGTGCGCATATCGCCGGTGAGCCCCGTATACGACATGTCGGACAGCGATCCGCAGAGCGTCTTCGGTTATTTCGTGGAGCGGCTGGCGGAGAGGAAGCTCGGCTTTCTCCATGTCATAGAAGGCGCGACGCAAGGCCCGCGCGATGTCGCGCCTTTCGATTATCTCGCGCTGCGGAAGAGCTTCCCCGGCGCCTATATCGCCAATAACGCCTATACTCTGGAGCTCGCGCAGGAAACGCTCGCGAGCGGGCGCGCCGATCTCATCGCCTTCGGCCGGCCCTTCATCGCCAATCCCGATCTCGTCGAGCGCCTGCGTCGCCGCGCGCCGCTCGCCGATGTCGATTTCGAGACCGTCTATGGAGCGGGCGCGAAAGGCTATACGGATTATCCGACTCTGACGGCGTGAGCCGAAAGGGCAGGGCTCGTTTCTCCTCGCGGGAAACGAGCCCGCTTAGAGCGCTTTCCGATCGAACGGAATCGTTCGATCGATCAGAATTCGCTCC
This window harbors:
- a CDS encoding BatD family protein, producing MSRRLALLLFFLLQSLAQALAQEEPPFGRVELRVEAPSETPYVGEPLRLVIRSAIRGRVLLDHIIQPSLLDFDWQQFGVDSSSEEMIDGFWTPVVERVLMIYPLRAGRLTIPPFKRRITYRIDESGRVEAEFVSAPLQIEARARDGLVPPGESFLPARSLRITDVWDIEPDRIPFGETARRTVTVEAEGVTADRLPPLPNFRAPGIITFAAPVERQTIVTDQGPVAHAVYRWNVRPVSAVSAYAPAIRIAWFDVATRRMREAVAPERRIAFGDAPRERAAARLRESPGLAAPQPIIAALASFVAAAALVCLIVAMRGRIGARRPAALAALKRAARAADAVAFRHAARRLAEADRKAWARIVAREDIGAPLAALDASLYGREPQAAPALAPLARAIAAAWAPSGGE
- a CDS encoding plastocyanin/azurin family copper-binding protein, which encodes MRRRAFAALLLAMSLSLGPGLAAEVRIENFAFAPVHLTVRAGETVVFVNHDQAPHSIIGAMGKDEIFHSPEHVDEDESFDVTLTRPGEVAFRCGLHSHMSGTITVIP
- a CDS encoding DUF1345 domain-containing protein — translated: MSHPAETHARHRRPLLWRIARARARLLFCLLAGVAAGLLLPASWREVTRALVGWDVFVTLYLALSAEMMARSTPSSMRRRAQLQDEGRLVILVMTIATACASIGAIVAELGPVKNLEGFSKHAHISLAVLTVVLSWLFVHLTFALHYAHEYYLERGAAPDRPAEQRGGLIFPGAQQPGYMDFLYFAYVIGVASQTADVSTASTTMRAVALVQGVLAFFFNTAILALTVNIAAGFV
- a CDS encoding polyprenyl synthetase family protein — encoded protein: MTGDAAKTTDDVFRRRLDEAASATEATLGALLGAEPLSGEIARPARLLEAMRYVALGGGKRLRPFLALESARLFGVEGESARRAAAAIEMIHCYSLAHDDLPAMDDDDLRRGRPTAHKAFDEATAILAGDGLLTYAFDVLADPATHADAQIRARLVLALARASGLGGMVGGQALDLEAEKATSPLSQEETLRLQAMKTGALLRVSVDFGAILGGASAPVAAALGRYGDALGAAFQIADDILDAEGDEAALGKRAGKDAERNKATLIGLLGMDKARERRDALVEAAIAALAETGLGAATDVLAQAARFVALRSN
- a CDS encoding alkene reductase; translated protein: MTVSLFEPFRLGDLTLANRIVMAPLTRRRATHETNAANALMAEHYRQRASAGLIIAEASQISQQGQGYAYTPGIYSPEQVAGWRRVTEAVHAAGGRIVLQLWHVGRVSHVSLQPGGGAPVAPSAIATTKQVAIESGAADCSAPRALELAEIPGLIADYRKAARNAKEAGFDGVEVHCANGYLIDEFLRDGSNKREDAYGGAPQNRARFGLEVVDAVLAEWDASRVGVRISPVSPVYDMSDSDPQSVFGYFVERLAERKLGFLHVIEGATQGPRDVAPFDYLALRKSFPGAYIANNAYTLELAQETLASGRADLIAFGRPFIANPDLVERLRRRAPLADVDFETVYGAGAKGYTDYPTLTA